From Deinococcus planocerae, the proteins below share one genomic window:
- a CDS encoding MarR family winged helix-turn-helix transcriptional regulator, translating into MTVAKNNKVGEVSQTGALLRTVTRQFAELQQRNFACCDVQSTTQCAILTTLEREGDQTLRALTSSLNLDKAWLSRSTDDLVEQGLLVKTPHPGDRRALLLRLTDAGHQAAQDLDAQLNAQSARVLARLPEADRAATLRLLTGLSAALQAELDGEGGCGC; encoded by the coding sequence CGGGGAGGTGAGTCAGACGGGGGCGCTGCTCCGCACGGTGACGCGCCAGTTCGCCGAGTTGCAGCAACGGAACTTCGCCTGCTGCGACGTGCAATCCACGACCCAGTGCGCGATCCTCACCACCCTGGAGCGCGAGGGCGACCAGACCCTGCGGGCCTTGACAAGCTCCCTCAATCTGGACAAGGCGTGGCTCAGCCGCAGCACCGACGACCTGGTGGAACAGGGGTTGCTCGTGAAGACCCCGCACCCCGGTGACCGCCGTGCCCTGCTGCTGCGCCTCACCGATGCGGGACACCAGGCCGCGCAGGACCTCGACGCCCAGCTCAATGCCCAATCCGCCCGCGTGCTGGCCCGCCTGCCGGAAGCGGACCGGGCGGCGACGTTGCGGCTCCTCACGGGCCTGAGCGCCGCGCTTCAGGCGGAACTCGACGGGGAGGGGGGCTGCGGATGCTGA